In Vanessa cardui chromosome 24, ilVanCard2.1, whole genome shotgun sequence, the genomic window TCCTCTCTTCTGGTGTAATGTTTTCTGGTAGAAATCTTATCTTATTTGGTATTTTCCAAAGCAGAACTCTTCGACAATAAGATAACACTCGCAATAGTCTCTGTAAATTCGAAAATTTCGTCCACCGAAATTCCTCATCCTTTATTTGAACCACTGCGCTCATATTCTTAATGGATCTTTGTTCCTCGTTTGTTATAAAATCACTGGATTTATATGTTTCGTACTCATTTATCTCTTTGAGCCATGATGGGCCAAACCACCACAAATTGAGATCCTTCAAATTTTCGGCTTGAATACCTCTTGATGCACAGTCAGCAGGATTCTCCTTCGAATTGACATGATTCCATTGATCTCTATTcagaatagtcaatatttctgacACTCTATTACTGACGAACGTCGTCCAACGGCTTGGTTCACCGGTTATCCATGCTAATACTGTGGTAGAGTCAGACCAGGCTCGTAATCGTTCCTTTGGAATGTTTAGAACTTGCGAcacttcaaaaattaattgGGCTGCAAGAAGAGCTGCACATAGTTCAAGACGTGGGATGGATATTTCCTTCTCCACTGGAGCAACTCTAGTTTTTGCCGTGATTAGATGGACTCTAATATTCCCTTTTACATCCTTACTTTTCATGTAAACTGCAGCAGCATAGGCAGCTTGCGAAGCATCTGCAAATGCGTGAAGTTCTATGTAATAGCCACGTTTTACTTGCAACCATCTTGGAATAATTATGCTTTTTACGTTAACCAAATCATATCGAAACGCTAACCACTCTTTCAACAAGTCTGGTGTAAGATTATCATCCCAAGCTAAGCCAGACTTCCACAACTTCTGCATGTAAATCTTGGCTGTAATAATGACAGGCGCAATCCATCCCAATGGATCGTATAATCTTGCGATATCCGATAATACATTTCTTTTCGTTATGGGCATATCTGCTTCAGGTACATGATGCAAGTATTCAAAATTATCTGTATTCTTATTCCAACATATTCCTAAaactttaatcatattattttctttaaaaattacagCTTGATTTGATCTTATTTTATCTGCATTGATGTGATTAAGTAAATTCTCGCTATTTGTGCACCACTTTTGTAGACAAAAGCCTCCAGCCTTCATCAATTGGTTCATTTGATCGTAAATCTCAATAATCTCATTTTCGTCATCACCACCTGTTAGTAAGTCATCCATATAAAAATCTTGTAAAGTTATCTTGGCTGCTATTGGGTACTTGGACTTTTCATCTTTTGCTAGTTGTTGTAGACATTTTACAGCTAAATATGGGGCGCATGAGGTACCAAATGGGAGTCTTACATGTTTATAGGTTTCTATGGGCTTGTTCGGATCAAATCTCCACAAAATTCTCAGACAATCTGAATCATCACCATGTACACGAATCTGCCTGTACATTTGGACAATATCAGCCACAACACAGTATGGATGAAGTCTCCATCTCATTAAAATATGTCTGATATAGAGATATAGATCTTGTTGAAGCTTAGGTCCTATGATAAAGCAGCTATTCAATGAAACGTTGTTAGATCCTTTACAAGAAGCGTCAAAAACACATCGAACCTTGGTAGTTTCTTTATCTTCTCTTATCACAGCGTGATGTGGAAGATAAAATACTCTAGAGTTCATCTCTGAATCCGAAACCTTAATCATGTGATGTTGAATTATGTAGTCTTCTATCACCTTTTTATAGTCATCATATAAGTCtggatttttaattagttttctttcGAGTAGTTTAAATCTTCTAAGAGCAATTTCTTTTGTTTCACCTTTAAAACACTGTGGATCTTCTTCATTAAATGGTAACCTTACTATGTACCGTCCTTCTTCATctcttgttgttgttttttcaaAAAACTCTTCACAAATTTTCTCATCTCTTGTCATTTTCTTAACTACATTCTCTGGTCCTCTTTCTATCTCCCAAAATTTGGTTAAGAGCTGATCCTCTTCCAATTGTAGGTGGAAATTGATAATTCTATTTGATGTATTAGTCTTACCGATACGTCCTGGTAAGATCCAACCTAATTGCGTGTTCTGTGCAATAAGGCCACACTTCGATGGATGTTTCTTAAGACCCTCTAAGATGATTTCGCTAAGGATGTCCACACCTAAAATAAGATCAACTCTGTTTGGCTCTCCAAATTGCGGATCTGCCAGTAATAAATTCTCCATTTCTGGCCAGTCCGTGATTAAAGTTCTATTATTTGGTAAGAACGAAGTCAATGTACTCAAGACGAATGCTTCAACTGGCATTGTAAACGAATGATATCTCGActctaatataaatgaaaccgaACTCTTTGTATGTGTCTCCCCGTCTCCCACTCCTGTTATAAGGCCATTAACTGATTTCCGTTCAAGACCCAGAGCTTGAACAGTAGCTTCGTTGATAAATTATGCCTCAGAACCTTGATCTATAAGAGCACGTGCAAATTGATAATAGCCagttttggttttgattttgacCACTGCTGTGGCCAATATTACTTCTCTGCGTCTCTCCTGTGTAAAGTGAGTTGATATCTTAGTTTCCGTTTCAGTTTCAATGTTAAGCTCCTTCGACTCGTAAGGATTTAAGTCTTGTTTTCGTTCAATGTGCAACAAAAAGTGATGACGTTTTCCACAACGTCGACAACAGGATGATTGGCGACAAAACTTAACTGTATGATTATGTCCCaaacaattaaaacacaatCTCTTTTCTTGCACAAACTCAATTCTTTGATGATGTTATTTGCTCGAGATCTTCTTTTAACTTTaccttaaattcaaaataaacttcatcatatttatcaaagatttcatttctaaaataatttaatttaattttttcggcGACTGTCACTTTCGATATTATTTCCGCATGTTgatcaaaaaatattgtatataatttttctatatgtTCAAGCTTCGTTTCTATGAACGCCCGTGTAATCCTTTCTTTtggtgattttttataatttcgaaaagctttttgtaaattttctagTTGATCTTCTTGTTTTAAAATCGTAGACtccattttataatttgattttctgAACTGTCAAtatcaactaatttatattttgaaatcttgaaaatacttaattcagtctttatattaatatcaataacacattttttaaaattcgtaGTCTCAGTTGAACACAATCTATTTTTCTAAGTCCCACAATTGCACAGATTCTTCTAGTCTTTTACCGCACTTTATTTTAACGTAGGTTCCGTTTTTCACTAAATGCACGATGTTTTAAGTCCAATCTTCATCAAGTCTGAATTTCTTCTCGGGTTTCGGCACCATAATGTTCAACACTGCACTATTTTTCTGTTCATactatgtgtataaattaaagattccatgctctttttaaaaactcgttttatttacTGCATACAACATTCATAGGTGAATCAAttgtagaaaaacaaaaatcagcACGAAAAATCTAGtaattccatttaaaaatataattcaaaagggAAATTGACATATAacacaaactttttttatgacataatcataaaaactatttttaaacataactattttaaacactatgtatgcttagatctttaaaattacgcaacggatttagatgcggtttgtttttgtttagagtgattcgtgaggaaggtttttgtatataatacatggacaatatagtaaagaaacactgataattttgtgAGTTTGTAAtgagatgtcgtaaataaacaaattctgtatagtatatttagtatcagcattgccaCCGTGCGAAATCGGGACAGATCGCTagttaatactaaattataataataaactacacataacCATATCCCAATGATACacacataacaatataatatatatctttggctttgtgctagcccgtctggatagctaccacccactcatcagttattcttccgccaaataacagtactcagtattgttgtgttcctgtttgaagggtgagtgagccagtgtaactacaggcacaagggacgtaacatcttagatcctaaggttggtggcacattgacgatgtaaagaatagttaatatttctaacagcgaaattgtctatgggtcatggtgaccacttaccatcaggtaacctataccataaaaaaagtatatacataattataaagtacatATGACTACATACTGGCATACATTATTTAGATAACTATAGATAATAGTTtctcaaaatatgtatatatattttggttatcATATGAAACTATTGTTAACTGAATCATTCTATTGAATTGGTTAATACTCGCTCCacagatatattttgatatggGATAATTTGACAGGCATCAACTGTCCCCGTGAACAAAGAACAGGTGCCATAAAAACGTCCACTCACCATGACATCCTACAGCCATTGGAGAGATTAcagattttttcaaattatatataaaaattctcaaaatttaattgtgattaaataaaaactttttggaacatagaatttttaaatgagTATTCCACTATATCCCATATTGCACCCCCTCCCCCCTTCATTTAGGGAAAATGCGTATAATCGGAAATAAGAtaagggctattcgcgcaatctataggCTAGGAGCTagagaatcgttaaggaataaatttaaagaaatcaagatattaactgttgcttctcaatatatattatataatgtacttatacatacatatgtacaatatacatacataatgtacgaaaaaaaatattaatgattttatgagaaaatgtgatactcatagcattggtacaaggaacaaacacaaacttgttactcctgttactcgactgcatagagtcagtaactcctttgtcggcaatgtatacggttttacaacaagaaagaaagaaagaaagagttcaaaatgcctctgttaccaaattttaaaaaattattaggGAAcacttgtgtgcaaaaggttatttattatacaattaatgagtttatgattgataagcacaccttgggaatgaaacgatcgcctcctggctatttcatttcatttaaattgtttatataatacatgagacaaaaaaaaatccgctgagtttctttcgccggttcttctcaggtcagggtattttttttccgaaccggtggtattgtttcaattgactatcaataagaaagtgtaatacttctatattgaataaagcaatttgagtttgagtttaaagccgtattaatatatgaattttattcCCAAGTGATTGCAAAGATATGTGGTGCTAACAAATTAACCGAATAAAGAAAAATTCGACAAAATTATTCGATTTAGGATTGTTTTCATTCTATATTACTTTTGTTTAAAGTTATTCGGTATAGCCCCTACTCAACTTATAGTTTTCTGGCGTACTGTCAAATATAAATACGCAGAGAccaatatactcgtatatatataatcatagaCAAAGAAAgatattgacattttatttagttttgacATATTCCTATTGTTACCTCTTAACGCTTAAACTGAAGaaccgatttcgatgaaattaatgTAAGTACCCTACGAAGGAGAAAGAATGGGGGTGACTGTTTGTGTGCGGACAAAGCCTTAGGTTTAGCTAGTACAACTATGAGATAACGATCTAAATAACCAAAATATCCTTAAATATAGCACAATTTTGATATCATTACATAtaagtccaatatttatattcattactaTTAATATGTCAGATACATTAAAGCCTTAGATCTTAGTAGAATATAACACAGAAAATGCTACGTGGCTGACTACGAAACTTGGATGGAGTTATCTGTAGCAAACGTCGCACTCGTGCTTAATGTAGcgaggctacaatttataaaagcGTGGGACAGATAACCGAGTcaccatttattttatcatgtgTGGAACTAGCCTTAGATTTTTTCTTTCGTTTTATTATGGAAATATTACTTCgtgataatatttctatttgatGCAAGCTTCACTGGATAGGTAGgtccgccaaatagcagtactcactattgttgtgttccggtttgaagggtgagtgagaatATGACAAAcacaacggacataacatcttagttcccaaggttggaaaCCATTTGACCAGTTGAAATGGTTAGtattacagcgccattgtctgtaagtcgtggtgaccacttaccatcagatggcctattTGTTCGTCTACTACGAGTTCTTAACTCAAACACTTTTTTGATTCAtttgttgccgatgtggtgcttcagggtatggaactattcattccttactctgcagtacccatcggtggcaagtcccagccttggtttggtcgcttctgcaaaacggcatcacgccgaaagtgggaacgctatcaaacctgggctaatgcatctgcgtctcgtgatgtaaataccagcgcatttaaaaaggaatacaactctgcctctaggtccctcaaaaacgtgattgctagggcgaagacggagtacattggcagaattggcgagagactggtgcgtctcccttcaggaacacgagcgttctggtctctcgctaaggctgtcttagggaatttctgtcagccatcttttccatctctgcacagagacggtgagtcattggcccataccgcgaaagagaaagctgatcttttaggctctctcttcgcgtcgaactcgactctggatgaccaaggaaaatctccaccaacaattccgcgatgtgataccacgatgccggaggttaaattccggcaaagtgcagttcgtaaagcacttctttccttggacattcataagtcaagcggacccgatggtatccctccaatcgtgctacggacatgtgctcccgagttggcaccggtcttaacgcgtcttttccggcaatcctacacattaggcgtcgtcccgaattcctggaagacagctttggtgcatccgatccctaaaaaaggcaaccgctcagacccgtccaattataggcctatagccatcacctccttgctctccaagataatggagtcccttattaactgccagctcctgcggtatctagaggagaaccagctgattagcgaccgccagtacggtttccgtcggggtcggtcagccggtgatcttctagtttaccttactcacaggtgggctgaagcagttgagagcaagggggaggcattagcagccagcttggacatagcgaaggccttcgatcgcgtgtggcacaaagcgcttctttcgaagcttccttcctatgggcttcccgggaaattatgcaattggattaccagctttttggcagatcggagcatcaaggtcgttgtcgacggtgcatgctctgacttaaaattcgtcaatgctggtgttccacaaggctgcgttctatcacccactctgtttcttctgcatatcaatgatttgttgcaaatcgggaacattcattgctatgcagacgacagtaccgttgacaccttatacaccggccgcgctaatatttctcgggaaaacgtcgaagagaaccggaacaaacttgtgtctgaaatcgagtcttcattaaacgaagtctcgaattggggccggctaaatctagtccatttcaaccccaaaaagacgcaagtttgcgcgttaaccgctaaaaaaacaccatttgtcgtatctccacgatttgagaacattccgatagccgctacaggtagtatcggaatacttggcgttgatatttcgagcctcgttcagttccgcggtcaattggaaggcaaagccaaattggcttcaaaaaagctgggcgtgctcagcaaggcgagacagtatttcacgtcggcccatcgcctaaaactttacaaggcgcaaattcggcctcacatggagtactgctctcacctctgggcgggtgctccccagtaccagctccttccatttgaccgcatccaacgtagagcggctcgagttatcgacgatcaagctctttccgatctccttgatcctttggctttgcgtagagatgtcggatcactctgcatcttctaccgaatttttcacggggaatgttccgaggaattgttcggattaatcccggctgctgaatttcaccttcggacatctcgccaaaattctaagtttcacccgcaccaccttgatgtccgaaaatccacaacagcgcgatttctcagacattttctgcctcgcacaaccactttgtggaaccagctttcgccggcggtttttccgaaccgatacgacatgggaacctttaagaaaagagcctactcctttttgaaaggccggcaacgcacctgcaagtcccctggtgttgcaggtgtccatgggcggtggtagtcactttccatcaggtgagcctcctgctcgtttgcctcctatgccataaaaaaaaaaaaaaaaaaaaaaaaatttaactttacatACTTGGTATATGTgctgtatatgtaaatattttgtgtttgtttcttCCGGTTTGAAACGTGTGACTCAGTGGAACTGCACCAGAGTTATAACATCGTTCCGAAGATCAGCGGTGCACTGGAAATGTAAGATATGATTGGAGCTTCTTACGTCACAAATGTTTATGGTTACCACGAGTGTCCAATGGCTCACTAAGTTACTTATGTAAACAGTTAATATCCTTATTAATTTATCCTTATTAGCGTAATTAAAAAGCATCCTTATTAGTTACGCTAAAATCCATCCTTTTTAACCACTGAGCTTACTCGGCTTTTAATGGTTAcgttatacaaattaattttaagaagcACTtcttattacaatacaatacaattatacaagACACAATATTAATTTGGATCATTTAACTCCTCAAAATGTAATCATTAGATTCAATTGTTCTGAGTCCTTTTAATTAAAACCGGTTTATATAAACAGATTTCTACGCTGTTTAagacatattacatatattttttatgctgtTGGTTGgtggactagcatatgggccaccacgCCCTttgacaatggcgctgtaagaaacataaaCCATTCCTATCGTCGCcatttgccaccaaccttgggaactgagatattatgtccctagtgcctgtagttacgctggctcactcacccttcaaaccggaacacaacaataccaagtgttgtttggcggtagaatatctgatgattgggtggtacctatccacacgggcacaaagccctaccaagaaaGTGTCCttctatataaataagattttataagaCGTGTATTCATTGGTAATAGGGCATAGCTCCCTGCACTGTTATTGAGTAATAAAGCTATGTACTAAACCGTCCGTGcctataaaatatctttagtcATAGCTCGTTAAGCAAGACCTCAGGCTCGAAGTTTACGCAGCGATTCACGGACAGATAGGCCGATGGAAAGTGTGAACCTGTGAATTATTACCAGGTTATATAAATGGAGCGATTATAATCTTGGTCCTTGACCCTAACAAAAGGAAGGAATTTGACTTTACACACTGGCGATTTTCAAACCAGGCTTTTTTTTAGACTGActtcaaaactttaaaaatattcctattataattacaatttttttatgatataggttggcggacgctgtaagaaatattaactattccttacatcgtcaatgtgccaccaaccttgggaactaagatgttatgtcccttgtgcctgtagttacactggctcactgacccttcagaccggaacacaacaatactgagtattgttatttggcggtagaataactgatgagtgggtggtacctacccagacggtcttgcacaaagccctaccaccaagattataattactaaagtaactctgtatgttaGTATGTAACCTACACAGTTAAATTACTGAATCGATTTAGATGACGTTTGGTGTGGCGATAGTTCGATCCTACGAAATagggacataggttacttttgtCAATTCACCCCTCGGTAAAATCGAGGATGACCGTTTATgtgttaacatttataaatttcgcgtaAAGTAATTACGTACAGGATAATAAATCTCACCCATGTTTAAAAATCGCTAGTGTGAAATagctttaaatgttttaaaattctttctcaGTGAAGTTCTACATAGTTTAaaagaatgtaataaaaaattacgaGCATTGTgatgttttgaattttatttgcattgttgttaataatttatttaatcatatttccTTTATTATCAGATgcacaaaaaaacaataaagaaaactAAAGACAAATATACAAAAGGCACGGACGTGTCTGTCAAGtatcaagaattaaaaaaaaacctttgtatGTCAAAGCTGTTACCCATCCGTTTCACtggtcattaaataatataagggATTAGGAAATGGAATTCACACAATTAATAATCTATTACcagtgaggaaggccttgaacatggatgtggatggatatagagatATAgaacgaccaaggaaacgatggatggactgtgtgaaagacgatatggttagaaacaatgttacttgtgagatgatgtctgacagagaagtatggaaggaatgctgcgccgaccccaaataatattgggataagggcaggaggatgatgatgatatctaCGGACGATTTCGCATCGATTAGTCATAGTCCAGATTAATCTCCTACGTTCAGTGacgaaaaacatatttaaaccaAATGTAGTCAGCATCTGAATTAAACGGATAGACACTTAGATTATTGCAGGGaatcttttcaaaatatttaaaccaaatGTTGTCGACATCTGAATTAAACCGATACAAACTCAGGTTAATGCAACGAAGAACTACTTTTCATATAAGAATCATCTCCAAATGTTTAACTTCTATGTAAGCATTCATTGTTTTATCGCTCGaaaatttgtaaagaaaatatatgatgTACTAATtagctatctgtcagtgaaagtcccttaAAAATTGGGTCgcccgttccagagattaggcgGAACAAACTGACAGGCAGacaaatttagtttaaaataatttttcataaatttccaaactgacattccaattttattatatatatacatatgactagctataattcaaattaatgcGTAAATATTATAGCTACGTATTGTACGGGTAACCTACACaatctttattttttcgtcGCCTTTGTAAGCTTTGAGCCAAATATGATTTACGCCGAAGTAAATAACTTGCCACCTTCTATCTGAATTTCCTAGGAAAAAAAGGTATTGAAATTTCTTAGCCTTCGAAACACATAactaattttacaaatacttaAGTTAATacgtttgtttgttacgcttttatATCTTAACTATTCACTCGATCATCATGGAATTTTGGATACATTTTTCCAAGTGTAGTGTTCTTTCCTGCTacacaaaattgaaaatattattcattcaagTGTGCTCATAAATGCTAAATTAATTCTTCAAGATACACTGTTGAATATAATTAACAGTTACCACTGTTTCGGACAGTACTTTCTACCGAGGAGACCCCACAAGTAACTCAGTAGTAgctaccattttaattacaaagtcaagtaaatacataataataaataataaaaaaaactaaatttatatttgtcatGCACTAGAAATCAACAAATAGCTCTACCGTGGTATAACTAAACTACTAATGTGCCGTTAACTGACATCTGGTCGATTTCCAACTTCCAACTTTTGATCGCATAAAAAAAgcataaagtaacagcctgtaaatttcccactgctgggctaaggcctcctctcccatttaggagagtgtttggaacatattccaccacgctttccATTccaagttggtggaatgcacatgtggcagaatttcaacgaagttagacacatgcaggtttcctcacgatgtttttcttcaccaccgagcacgagatgaattataaacacaaattaagcacatatttagtggtgcttgcctgggtttgaacccgcaatcttcggttaagagttcgcgttctaaccactgggccatctcagctccgtaAAAACTGTACAATTACATCagacattattttaattcgttGGAAATTTAGTAAAGTCTTTCCGAGCATATCCACAGTCGTTAACTAGCTACAAGTAAGTGTTAATTGCTTTTCTAAAAGTGTACCTCATTGAACGTCAGTACTGCCATCAATTCGAAAGCTAAGTGATTGTCTAATGTCCTCTGATCGAGCACCGGCTATGATGAATTGTTGTTATCGGAGATATTTTGTTGTGGAGGTTTATCAGGATCGTCCATAAATATAACAGATCTATATATgggtacattttatttatttaactatgcttcaatataatttagtaaaaagtttaaaatataagttactaAACACTTGATACTTTAAAAAAGTTGTAATGTAAAAAAgttatgttgaaaaagagactactgagattcttgtcggtccttctcggtagaatctacttaccgaaccggtggtagcttcacttaattgtaaaatgacgattcacaagtgcttgtaaaagcctacttgaataaagtttatttttattttgaattattaaacaatatgaatctaaat contains:
- the LOC124540238 gene encoding uncharacterized protein LOC124540238; protein product: MPVEAFVLSTLTSFLPNNRTLITDWPEMENLLLADPQFGEPNRVDLILGVDILSEIILEGLKKHPSKCGLIAQNTQLGWILPGRIGKTNTSNRIINFHLQLEEDQLLTKFWEIERGPENVVKKMTRDEKICEEFFEKTTTRDEEGRYIVRLPFNEEDPQCFKGETKEIALRRFKLLERKLIKNPDLYDDYKKVIEDYIIQHHMIKVSDSEMNSRVFYLPHHAVIREDKETTKVRCVFDASCKGSNNVSLNSCFIIGPKLQQDLYLYIRHILMRWRLHPYCVVADIVQMYRQIRVHGDDSDCLRILWRFDPNKPIETYKHVRLPFGTSCAPYLAVKCLQQLAKDEKSKYPIAAKITLQDFYMDDLLTGGDDENEIIEIYDQMNQLMKAGGFCLQKWCTNSENLLNHINADKIRSNQAVIFKENNMIKVLGICWNKNTDNFEYLHHVPEADMPITKRNVLSDIARLYDPLGWIAPVIITAKIYMQKLWKSGLAWDDNLTPDLLKEWLAFRYDLVNVKSIIIPRWLQVKRGYYIELHAFADASQAAYAAAVYMKSKDVKGNIRVHLITAKTRVAPVEKEISIPRLELCAALLAAQLIFEVSQVLNIPKERLRAWSDSTTVLAWITGEPSRWTTFVSNRVSEILTILNRDQWNHVNSKENPADCASRGIQAENLKDLNLWWFGPSWLKEINEYETYKSSDFITNEEQRSIKNMSAVVQIKDEEFRWTKFSNLQRLLRVLSYCRRVLLWKIPNKIRFLPENITPEERNIVLQICIKDTQNFHFKDDINMLKNNGYVSKSSKLHILCPILDVNGVLRVGGRIEHSQASFDTKHCIILPGTSHLTKLIIQDAHLKLLHGGPLAMLNYLRSKFWILRARDNVKKCYRNCITCLRYSQQKSHPFMGQLPSVRLKPERAFKSTGVGFTGFIKLRFASGRGSKSYKGYICVFICMVTRAVHLEAVSNLSTEGFIAAFRRFVSRRGYCKDLYSDNGTNFVGADKELREMFNKAVSNFSKEIKTLLANEGTTWYYIPPQAPNFGGLWEACMKITPKAILQVYSDGNLYKKC